The following proteins come from a genomic window of Gossypium raimondii isolate GPD5lz chromosome 5, ASM2569854v1, whole genome shotgun sequence:
- the LOC105770890 gene encoding U11/U12 small nuclear ribonucleoprotein 31 kDa protein: MKRKSTKNSDSDEDETFYFRYSSAVAPPSSSSSNPNLATSKSTGGGGGSGGLAPSKSTLYVSNLDYSLTNSDLHTLFSTFGKIARVTVLKDRATRNSKGVAFVQFVSREDALSAASVMHGKILNGRTLSASIAVDNGRAPEFIKKRVYKDKSRCYECGAGGHLSYECPKNQLGPRERPVPKKGRRGGGGGEKREDGGDWGEEESEGGEGFEEENWASVVDGAAEERLRKSEMAEEKKKKMTRKASYFSDESDEEE, encoded by the coding sequence atgaaaagaaaatccACCAAAAACAGCGATAGTGACGAAGACGAAACCTTTTATTTCCGCTACTCCTCCGCCGTCGCCCCACCCTCGTCCTCCTCCTCTAATCCCAATCTAGCCACCTCCAAATCCACCGGCGGTGGCGGCGGGTCCGGCGGTCTAGCCCCATCGAAATCAACCCTTTACGTCTCCAACCTCGACTACTCCCTCACAAACTCCGACCTCCACACTCTCTTCTCCACCTTCGGCAAAATCGCCCGCGTAACAGTCCTCAAAGACCGCGCCACAAGGAATTCAAAGGGGGTCGCCTTCGTCCAGTTTGTTTCCCGCGAGGACGCGCTATCCGCGGCGAGTGTTATGCACGGGAAAATACTCAACGGCAGAACCCTCAGCGCTTCCATCGCCGTCGATAATGGACGAGCCCCGGAGTTTATTAAGAAAAGGGTTTATAAGGATAAGTCTAGATGTTATGAATGTGGGGCTGGTGGGCATTTATCTTATGAGTGTCCAAAGAATCAGTTGGGGCCAAGGGAGAGACCGGTGCCAAAGAAAGGGCGGAGAGGTGGCGGCGGTGGAGAGAAGAGGGAGGATGGTGGGGATTGGGGAGAGGAAGAATCAGAGGGTGGAGAGGGGTTTGAAGAGGAGAATTGGGCGTCAGTGGTGGATGGGGCGGCGGAGGAGAGGTTGAGGAAATCGGAGATGGCggaggaaaagaagaagaagatgacaaGAAAAGCCAGTTATTTTAGTGACGAGAGTGATGAGGAAGAATGA
- the LOC105770891 gene encoding uncharacterized protein LOC105770891, whose amino-acid sequence MAFSVGFRFNLLGKPQSSLIPSVSSISFAVSSFSANNVVFDGFKKQNNPITQTRASAEGLPSELAEDSKFVPLNADDPTYGPPALLLLGFEVGEAEKIRQFLKELDGDFMEIIYCTEDMINGSLWEAVNTRQPNLEQVKIAKSLPRICFFSGLSGEEMMMFIDAFPETGLEPAIFAALVPNSADKPVAELIDEIMGDHEILAAQQSGST is encoded by the exons atggcTTTTAGTGTTGGGTTTCGTTTCAATCTTCTGGGAAAGCCTCAATCTTCGCTAATTCCTTCagtttcttcaatttcttttgcGGTTTCTTCATTTTCAGCTAATAATGTTGTCTTTGATGGCTTCAAGAAACAGAACAACCCCATTACACAAACAAGAGCATCAGCTGAAG GACTTCCCAGTGAATTAGCCGAGGATTCGAAGTTCGTTCCATTGAATGCCGATGATCCCACATATGGTCCACCT GCTTTATTGTTGCTCGGATTTGAAGTCGGTGAGGCAGAGAAG ATACGACAGTTCTTGAAAGAATTGGACGGTGACTTCATGGAG ATTATTTATTGTACTGAAGACATGATTAATGGTTCTCTTTGGGAGGCCGTGAATACAAGGCAACCTAACTTGGAACAAGTGAAG ATTGCAAAATCACTGCCAAGGATCTGTTTTTTCTCTGGTCTTAGTGGGGAGGAGATGATGATGTTCATTGATGCTTTCCCTGAGACTG GATTAGAGCCAGCTATATTTGCTGCACTAGTTCCCAACAGTGCTGATAAACCGGTAGCGGAGTTGATAGATGAAATTATGGGAGATCATGAAATTCTG GCTGCACAACAATCAGGGTCAACATAA